TGGCGTGAGTATCGACCGACTAAAAAAACGCCATGGAATCTGCGGCGTGTGGTCCACCTGCATCGGCGGGCCGGGTTTGCGGCAACGTGGAATGAGCTCCAACGTGATCTGCAGGAAGGCCCCCAGTCGAGCATTGACCGCATGTTAAACGGAACGACGCGCGAGAAAACATATTTTGATGATTTCGAACGTATGTCTGCCAGCATCGCGAAGGCCGCCGTTCGATCAAATCAGCCTGATCGCCTGAAAGCGTGGTGGCTGTTTCGGATGCTGTTCACGACCGATCCATTAACGGAAAAACTGACGCTGCTCTGGCACAATCATTTTGCCACCAGTAATCAAAAATTGGAAGACCTGTCACTGATGAGACAGCAAAACGATCTGTTCCGCAGCCTGGCACGGGCGCCGTTTGGCAAACTGCTCACCGCGGTCCTGCACGACCCGGCGATGCTGCTCTGGCTGGATGCGCCCTCCAATCACAAAGGGCGCCCCAACGAAAACCTGGCACGCGAATTAATGGAACTGTTTACGCTGGGTATCGGCAACTACAACGAAACCGATGTCAAAGCAGCAGCCAGGGCGCTGACCGGCTGGACAGTGATCGATGACCGGTTCTCATTTCGTGCAGCACAACACGATGCCGGTCAAAAGACAATTCTTAATCAACGCCGTGCCTGGAAAGGTGACGAACTCGTTGAATTACTGTTGGACCAACGTGCCACCGCAGAGCGTCTGGCAGGACGCTTATGCCAACTTTTTCTCGGCGAAGGAGTCGCGCAGTCGGAAGACATCAAGGCTCTGGCCGAAGGGCTGCAGGCACACGATCTGGATATCGAGTGGGGAACAGAAACCATTCTGCGGAGTGAACTTTTCTTTGCCGACCAGAATATTCGTCAGAGTGTGGCAGGGCCGGCTGAGTTGATCATCGGCGCGACGCGCGCTTTGGAACTGGTTGATCCGCCACCGCAAACCATGATTCTGGCAGACTGGATGCGCAAACTGGGCCAGGATCTGTTTTATCCCCCCAATGTCGGCGGCTGGAACGGCGGCAGAGACTGGTTGAGAACCAGTGCCCTCATCAGCAGGACCAACTTCGCCGCGGGACTTGCTCGCGGCCAGTTTTCCGCAACGCAGACACCTCCGGACTGGTCCGGCTTTGCCGCAAAACAGAGACGCTCCAGTACTCCCGAAGATTTCGTGGCGTTTCTGGCTGAGTTACTGTTTGGTGGTGAACCCGCTCCCGGCTGGATCGAAGGCATCGCTAAACGCATTTCGTCAAATTCCCATTCTCGCGATGAGGTGCTGCAACAGGCCGTCGCTAACATACTCGCATCACCCGAGGCACAACTCAACTGAAGGAGTCCTCTATGTTGACACGTCGCCAGTTTCTCGACACTTCATTCCAGTCAACGTCGATCCTCTCGCTCGCTTCCTCGGTTCCCTGCTTTCTCACACGATCACTGCAAGCCGCCGAGAAAAAAAAGAAAAACGGGCGAATCCTGGTGGTGATCGAACTCAACGGCGGCAACGATGGCCTGAATACAGTCGTCCCCTTCAAAGATGATAATTACCAAAAGTACCGAAAAACATTAGGCATTTCGGAATCAAAGGTTCTGAAGTTGAATCCGGAAATTGGCTTACACCCAGCCATGAAAGATGCTGCCAGACTGGTGGAAGATGGACGCCTGGCGATTGTACAGGGCGTCGGCTATCCCAACCCGAATCGCTCTCACTTCGAGAGTAGGGGGATCTGGCAGTCAGCACAGCTCAACCCTAAAGCGCACGGCGGTTACGGCTGGCTCGGTCGTGCCCTTGATCAGAATTCAAATCGGGTTCAAACATTCGCCGATTCCATTTGTCTGGGTGACGTTGATCCTCCGCAGGCCCTTCGAGGACGTCAGGCCACCCCATCGACAATTAAAAACCTCGCTGAACTGAAATTTGATTTGCAATCTATCGACGCCGAAGTTGATTCTGACAAAAACACGACAGACGACCTGCTGCAGTTCGTTCGCCGCCGGACAGTGGATGCGCGCGCCACCGTCGAGCGCTTAAATAAAGTGAAAAACACCGGTTCGACAAAGACACGTTACCCGAATAATGGTCTGCCAAACCGGCTGAAAGAGATCGCCCGGCTGATCCGAGCCGAACTGGAACCGCGCGTTTATTACACGGTTCAAGCGGGTTACGACACGCATATCAATCAGGAATTCGATCATTATCGACGCCTTTCAGAATTCAGCGGCGCACTGAGCGCGTTCCTCAACGATCTGCGTGACTCCCAACTGGACGACCGCGTGCTCGTGCTGGTCTTTAGTGAATTCGGACGGCGTGTTGCCGAAAATGATTCCCAGGGAACCGATCACGGCACCGCTGGTCCCGTCTTTCTGGCAAGCCCTTCCGTCGAAGCAGGACTGCACGGCCCTGCTCCGGATCTGTCCGATCTACAAGACGGCGATCTCAAAATGACAACTGATTTCCGCAGTGTTTATGCCACGATTCTCTCAAAGTGGCTCGACATCAATCCGCAATCATGTCTGCAGGGACACTTTCCCTTGATCGATTTCTTGCCTTCCTAATCACACAGTGAGCGTCTTCTTTTTATCACTCACACCATAACGGCCGCAATCGCCGTTCCGCTCAGATTATTGTACTGATAGAATGACACTGTTATACATTGTTCATTTTAGCACAATATCTCTGCACCAGATTATCGGAAAGCGTTTCCCATGTGTCGCTGGCTAGCCTATTCCGGTCCCTCGCTTCGACTGAGCGATGTTCTGACCCGCCCTAATCATTCATTGATCGATCAGAGTCGTCATGCCACACAGAATGTCGAAAGCCTGAACGGCGATGGATTCGGCGTTGGCTGGTATGGGGACGACCCAACGCCGGGCGTCTATCGTGACACACACCCCGCCTGGAATGATTCGAACTTCCTGCATCTGGCCGAACATATTCATGCGGGTCTGTTTCTTTCTCATGTACGGGCCTCAACAGGCACGCCGGTCCAGAACACCAACTGCCATCCCTTCAACTACCAGAA
The sequence above is a segment of the Gimesia algae genome. Coding sequences within it:
- a CDS encoding DUF1800 domain-containing protein, producing MELFIQAAKPDHSIRWREYRPTKKTPWNLRRVVHLHRRAGFAATWNELQRDLQEGPQSSIDRMLNGTTREKTYFDDFERMSASIAKAAVRSNQPDRLKAWWLFRMLFTTDPLTEKLTLLWHNHFATSNQKLEDLSLMRQQNDLFRSLARAPFGKLLTAVLHDPAMLLWLDAPSNHKGRPNENLARELMELFTLGIGNYNETDVKAAARALTGWTVIDDRFSFRAAQHDAGQKTILNQRRAWKGDELVELLLDQRATAERLAGRLCQLFLGEGVAQSEDIKALAEGLQAHDLDIEWGTETILRSELFFADQNIRQSVAGPAELIIGATRALELVDPPPQTMILADWMRKLGQDLFYPPNVGGWNGGRDWLRTSALISRTNFAAGLARGQFSATQTPPDWSGFAAKQRRSSTPEDFVAFLAELLFGGEPAPGWIEGIAKRISSNSHSRDEVLQQAVANILASPEAQLN
- a CDS encoding DUF1501 domain-containing protein; amino-acid sequence: MLTRRQFLDTSFQSTSILSLASSVPCFLTRSLQAAEKKKKNGRILVVIELNGGNDGLNTVVPFKDDNYQKYRKTLGISESKVLKLNPEIGLHPAMKDAARLVEDGRLAIVQGVGYPNPNRSHFESRGIWQSAQLNPKAHGGYGWLGRALDQNSNRVQTFADSICLGDVDPPQALRGRQATPSTIKNLAELKFDLQSIDAEVDSDKNTTDDLLQFVRRRTVDARATVERLNKVKNTGSTKTRYPNNGLPNRLKEIARLIRAELEPRVYYTVQAGYDTHINQEFDHYRRLSEFSGALSAFLNDLRDSQLDDRVLVLVFSEFGRRVAENDSQGTDHGTAGPVFLASPSVEAGLHGPAPDLSDLQDGDLKMTTDFRSVYATILSKWLDINPQSCLQGHFPLIDFLPS